One genomic window of Ottowia oryzae includes the following:
- a CDS encoding IS256 family transposase — translation MSTKKHDVSEELLSGLLANYKKPEDLIGENGLLKQLTKLLVEKALDVELTEHPGHERHEAVANASGNTRNGKSKKTLKGEFGELPIEVPRDRHGSFEPQLIPKHQTRWNGFDDKIISLYARGMTVREIQSHLQQMYGAEVSPSLISSVTDAVSEEVKVWQARPLDAIYPIVYLDCIHVKVREGAVRVKAVYLAIGINMNGEKEVLGLWLAQTEGAKFWLQVVTELRNRGVQDIFIACVDGLKGFPDAIEAVFPKAVVQLCIVHMVRHSLNYVSWKRRKEVAADLRHIYQAATAEEAELRLGEFEAKWDSDYLPIGQSWRRNWSRLTPFFDYPAEIRKVIYTTNAIESVNMSLRKLTKNRGLFPSDEALTKLFYLALRNISQKWTMPIRDWKAALTRFTIQFADRISVN, via the coding sequence ATGAGCACCAAGAAACACGACGTATCCGAAGAACTGCTGTCTGGCCTGCTGGCCAACTACAAGAAGCCCGAAGACCTCATCGGCGAGAACGGCCTGCTCAAGCAGCTGACCAAACTGCTGGTGGAGAAGGCGCTGGACGTGGAGTTGACCGAGCACCCGGGGCACGAGCGCCATGAAGCCGTGGCCAACGCCAGCGGCAACACCCGCAACGGCAAGAGCAAGAAGACCCTCAAGGGCGAGTTCGGCGAGCTGCCCATCGAAGTACCCCGTGACCGCCACGGCAGCTTTGAGCCCCAGCTCATCCCCAAGCACCAGACCCGCTGGAACGGTTTCGACGACAAAATCATCTCGCTGTACGCCCGTGGCATGACGGTGCGCGAGATTCAGAGCCACCTGCAGCAGATGTACGGCGCCGAGGTCTCGCCCAGCCTGATTTCATCGGTGACGGACGCCGTCAGCGAAGAGGTCAAGGTCTGGCAGGCCCGCCCGCTGGACGCCATCTACCCCATCGTCTATCTGGACTGCATCCACGTGAAGGTGCGCGAGGGCGCGGTGCGGGTCAAGGCGGTGTACCTGGCCATCGGCATCAACATGAATGGCGAGAAGGAGGTGCTGGGCCTGTGGCTGGCGCAGACCGAGGGTGCCAAGTTCTGGCTGCAGGTGGTCACCGAGCTGCGCAACCGGGGTGTGCAGGACATCTTCATCGCCTGCGTTGACGGGCTCAAGGGCTTCCCCGATGCCATCGAGGCGGTGTTCCCCAAGGCTGTGGTGCAGCTGTGCATCGTGCACATGGTGCGCCACAGCCTGAACTACGTCTCGTGGAAGCGCCGCAAAGAGGTGGCAGCAGACCTGCGCCACATCTACCAGGCCGCCACGGCCGAAGAGGCCGAGCTGCGACTGGGCGAGTTCGAGGCCAAGTGGGATTCGGACTACTTGCCCATCGGCCAGTCCTGGCGCAGGAACTGGAGTCGGTTGACGCCGTTCTTTGACTATCCGGCGGAAATCCGCAAGGTCATCTACACCACCAATGCCATCGAGTCGGTCAACATGAGCTTGAGAAAGCTGACCAAGAACCGGGGCTTGTTCCCCAGCGACGAGGCGCTGACCAAGCTGTTCTACCTGGCGCTGCGCAACATCAGCCAGAAGTGGACCATGCCCATCCGCGATTGGAAGGCTGCACTGACCCGCTTTACTATTCAGTTCGCAGACCGCATCTCCGTCAATTGA
- a CDS encoding porin, whose amino-acid sequence MKKSLITLAVLAASGAAMAQSSVTLYGVADAGVGKIKYGSGGTTPGNDASNKVEFQSGSMMNNGNSRIGVRGVEDLGGGLKAGFNFESGLDLDDGAALGSGGGFWGRAANMWLGGGWGTLKLGRTLHPSFYSMATWELTGAANYSVVANTFGFAGNPSPRNSSQFSYQTPTMGGFSAELGYIFKADNGGNARWDVNAIYANGPIGVGLAAHKQKNGKLGYGVGAKYTFGNFALAASYNDKEKLRRGFSLGGSANFGAFTLTADVTRDTRNQMGKKYTNGLLEAKYALSKRTFVYGALLRLDSTNNYGLGVRHNF is encoded by the coding sequence ATGAAAAAATCACTCATCACACTGGCTGTGCTCGCCGCTTCTGGCGCTGCTATGGCTCAATCGTCTGTCACCCTGTATGGCGTGGCGGATGCTGGCGTTGGCAAAATCAAATACGGCTCCGGTGGCACAACCCCCGGTAACGATGCCAGCAACAAAGTCGAATTCCAGAGCGGCAGCATGATGAACAACGGCAACAGCCGCATCGGCGTGCGCGGGGTCGAAGATCTGGGTGGTGGTCTCAAAGCAGGTTTCAACTTTGAATCGGGTCTCGACCTGGACGACGGCGCCGCACTGGGTTCTGGTGGTGGCTTCTGGGGTCGTGCGGCCAACATGTGGCTGGGTGGCGGCTGGGGTACTTTGAAGCTGGGTCGTACGCTGCATCCCTCGTTCTACTCGATGGCCACATGGGAACTGACCGGTGCCGCTAACTACTCGGTTGTAGCCAACACCTTCGGCTTCGCGGGCAATCCGTCACCTCGCAATAGCAGCCAATTCAGCTACCAAACGCCCACCATGGGCGGGTTCAGCGCCGAACTTGGCTACATCTTCAAGGCAGACAATGGTGGCAATGCTCGCTGGGACGTGAACGCGATCTACGCCAATGGCCCGATCGGCGTCGGTCTGGCAGCTCACAAACAGAAGAACGGCAAACTGGGCTACGGCGTGGGTGCCAAGTACACCTTTGGCAACTTCGCGCTGGCCGCGTCTTACAACGACAAAGAGAAACTGCGCCGTGGTTTCTCGCTGGGCGGCTCCGCCAACTTCGGCGCCTTTACCCTGACTGCCGACGTGACACGCGACACGCGCAACCAAATGGGCAAAAAGTACACGAACGGTTTGCTGGAAGCCAAATACGCCTTGTCCAAGCGCACGTTTGTCTATGGCGCGTTGCTCCGCCTCGACAGCACCAATAACTACGGTTTGGGCGTTCGCCACAACTTCTGA
- a CDS encoding OsmC family protein: MECTVSWTGAAGTRSGMGFVAETGSGHVIAMDGAPDEAKPANGGQNLAPRPMETVLAGTGGCTAYDVVLILKRGRHDVRGCSVKLTSERATEDPKVFTKIHMHFTVTGKGVPASAVERAVALSHEKYCSASIMLAKTAEITTSFDLIEVA, translated from the coding sequence ATGGAATGCACAGTCAGTTGGACCGGCGCGGCGGGTACGCGCTCGGGGATGGGGTTTGTGGCAGAGACGGGCTCTGGCCACGTCATCGCGATGGATGGCGCGCCCGATGAAGCCAAGCCCGCCAACGGCGGCCAGAACCTGGCGCCGCGCCCCATGGAGACGGTGCTGGCCGGCACCGGCGGCTGCACGGCGTACGACGTGGTGCTGATCCTCAAGCGCGGGCGGCACGACGTGCGTGGCTGTTCGGTCAAGCTGACCAGCGAGCGCGCCACCGAAGACCCCAAGGTGTTCACCAAGATCCACATGCACTTCACCGTGACGGGCAAGGGCGTGCCCGCCAGCGCTGTGGAGCGTGCCGTGGCGCTGAGCCACGAGAAGTACTGCTCCGCCTCGATCATGCTGGCCAAGACGGCCGAGATCACCACGTCGTTCGATCTGATTGAGGTGGCTTGA
- the coq7 gene encoding 2-polyprenyl-3-methyl-6-methoxy-1,4-benzoquinone monooxygenase — protein sequence MTTTDRVLSAADSALRTLFAQPRAARPTPLASASAEMPLSEPEKRVSGALMRVNHVGEVCAQALYTAQAMTTNDPVLRQHLDAAAREETDHLAWTRQRLDELGDRPSLLNPLWYAGAFGIGWLAGRVGGDKLSLGFVVETERQVEAHLASHMNRLPAGDAASRAIVAQMKEDEANHAREAAAAGGTPLPAPVRGLMRLAAKVMTTTAHRI from the coding sequence ATGACGACCACCGACCGAGTTCTCTCAGCCGCCGACAGCGCTTTGCGCACACTCTTCGCGCAACCGCGCGCCGCGCGCCCTACGCCGCTGGCGTCCGCAAGCGCCGAGATGCCGCTTTCAGAGCCCGAAAAACGCGTGTCGGGCGCCCTCATGCGCGTCAACCACGTGGGCGAGGTGTGCGCGCAGGCACTCTATACAGCGCAGGCCATGACGACGAACGACCCGGTGCTGCGCCAGCACCTGGACGCGGCCGCGCGCGAGGAAACCGATCACCTGGCCTGGACGCGCCAGCGCCTGGACGAGCTGGGTGACCGCCCTTCCCTGCTGAACCCGCTTTGGTACGCGGGCGCGTTCGGCATTGGCTGGCTGGCGGGGCGCGTGGGGGGCGACAAGCTCAGCCTGGGGTTTGTAGTGGAGACCGAGCGGCAGGTCGAGGCGCATCTGGCCAGCCACATGAACCGGCTGCCGGCGGGCGATGCGGCATCGCGCGCCATCGTGGCGCAGATGAAGGAGGACGAGGCGAACCATGCCCGTGAAGCCGCGGCCGCCGGGGGCACGCCACTGCCGGCGCCGGTGCGCGGCCTGATGCGCCTGGCGGCCAAGGTGATGACGACCACGGCGCACCGCATCTGA
- a CDS encoding porin: protein MSIYPGEPAMKKSLIALAVLAASGAAMAQSSVTLYGVADAGVGKVKSGGSDSSKKNEFLSGSTMNNGNSRLGVRGTEDLGGGLKAGFNFETGIDLDDGSATNSAFWARQANIWLGGNWGTVKLGRQFTPSYLTTSTFELTGTANYSVLANTYNYAGIGSRANSAFAYVTPNMGGFSAAVAYVTKTDLAASKAAYDLGLMYNNGPIAVGVSANKFSTSKTNYQAGAKYSFGNFAIAGSYTQASNTSKAVRRGFGLGASAGFGAFSLTADVTRDTKNEWTGKKYTNGVVEAKYALSKRTFVYGAFLRLDKTNNYGIGVRHNF from the coding sequence GTGTCAATCTACCCTGGAGAACCTGCAATGAAAAAATCACTGATCGCCCTGGCCGTCCTGGCCGCCTCTGGCGCCGCTATGGCCCAGTCTTCCGTCACTCTGTACGGCGTGGCTGACGCTGGCGTGGGTAAAGTCAAATCGGGCGGCTCTGACAGCTCGAAAAAGAATGAATTCCTGAGCGGCAGCACCATGAACAACGGCAACAGCCGTCTGGGCGTGCGTGGCACCGAAGACCTGGGTGGCGGCCTGAAAGCCGGCTTCAACTTCGAAACCGGTATCGATCTGGACGACGGCAGCGCCACGAACAGCGCCTTCTGGGCTCGTCAAGCCAACATTTGGCTGGGCGGCAACTGGGGTACGGTCAAACTGGGTCGTCAGTTCACGCCCAGCTACCTGACCACCTCCACGTTTGAATTGACCGGCACTGCCAACTACTCGGTTCTGGCCAACACCTACAACTACGCTGGCATCGGCTCGCGCGCTAACAGCGCCTTCGCCTATGTCACGCCTAACATGGGTGGTTTCTCGGCTGCTGTGGCCTACGTGACCAAGACCGATCTGGCCGCTTCCAAAGCTGCTTACGATCTGGGCCTGATGTACAACAACGGCCCGATCGCTGTTGGCGTGTCGGCTAACAAGTTCAGCACCAGCAAAACCAACTACCAAGCTGGCGCCAAGTACAGCTTCGGTAACTTCGCTATCGCTGGTTCGTACACGCAAGCCTCCAACACTTCCAAAGCTGTTCGTCGCGGCTTCGGTCTGGGTGCTTCCGCTGGCTTCGGCGCTTTCTCGCTGACTGCTGACGTGACGCGCGACACCAAGAACGAGTGGACTGGCAAGAAGTACACGAACGGCGTGGTGGAAGCCAAATACGCGCTGTCCAAGCGTACGTTTGTCTATGGCGCCTTCCTGCGCTTGGACAAAACCAACAACTACGGTATCGGCGTTCGCCACAACTTCTGA